DNA from Polaribacter sp. NJDZ03:
AAGTGTGCGTCTAATGCTTGTTTATTAACAACTCCAGAAATAAAACCAACAATTTTATCATCTAAATAATAAGATCTTAAAATGTAAGTATCACCAAATTTTTCTTTTAAATTTTTATAAGTTTCTAAATTGAAAACGCCTAAATTAAAACCAGAATTTAACGCAACTTTTTTATAAAGAGCAGTTATTTTTGGTAAAATATCATCTATGTTTTCTAAAGTAACTTCTTTAATTTCTATTTTAGAGCTCTGCTTAAAAGCTTTTTTTGCTTTTACTCTAAACTTCGTTTTCATGGCAGCCAAATAATCATCAAAATTTTGCCAATTTTCATGTAATTGAAGCTTCATATTGGGTTCAACAGAAAATGGATGGTAACCAAAATCTTTTAAAATATTAGTAATAAACAAAGATTCGTTTGCAAAATCTTTTACAAGAAATGCATCAATCTGTTTTTTTAGCTTTTTATCAGCATTCACAAAGTAATTGATGCTTTCTGCCAATTCTTTTATAATGGCTTTTTTATCTTGATTTTCCTTTATAAAAACGCCATGTTCTCCGCTAACAAAAGTGTTTCCACAAACAAATAATTTTAAAGGTTTTTTATCAGGAAATACATGTAGTTTTCTTCCAATATTTTTTAAAGTTTCAAAATCGTTTTTAATAGAATTTAATTCAAAATTAATTATTTTCAAACTTGCAAAAGCAGTAGGTTGATTCTCTTTATCAACCAAAATAATATAAATAAAAGTTATTTCTGGGTGATTTTTTTCTAATGATGCTAAAAATTCTGGGTGAAAATAAATATTTTCGGTACAACCTAAAGCCTTCCAAGTTTTGGAAGGAATTTCATCTATAGAAGAGAAAAATTTTGCGGTATTTTTGGTAGTACTGCAAATCAAATTAATTCATATGGTATTTTAAATTTCTATGCAAAGTTCCGTTTTCTTTGGTAATAATAGGTCTTTTTATAAGTCAAATTTTATTGCTTCTAATTTCAATAGCTTTTATGTATTATTAGTGTCTGCAGTTTTTTTATAAAAAAAAAGGTCTTTATAAGCCTAACTTTTATTTTCTATAATTAATAGCTTTAGAAAAGAATGTTCTAATTAATTCTTTTTGTGGCGAGTAATCAGTCGTAATAAGGGTATGGCTTCTTACGTATTGTTGTCTAAATTTTATACGAGTCTAAAATGGAGTATCATTTATTATTGGTGTAATTTTTTAATAGATAATTGTTATTGGCAGTAACATTAATAAAAACAGTGTGTCTAGTCTTATTTTATTAAAAAGGTATTTCTTTTTGATTTTTAAAATTGATGAAACTCTAAAATTAGACGATACTTAGATTTGTTCGTTTAGTATATAACGTTAAAATAAAAAGAACTTCATTAAATTTTAACTCAACAATTAACCAATTATAACATTTCTTTAACATTCTTGATTCTAAACTATTTAATGTTCTGAGCGTCTTAGAACTATATTTGCCAAATACCATTTTTTTAAAAGCATAAAATTTAAAGTACAACTAACTAATTATGAGAAAGATTATTCTAGCTATTCTAGGAGTTTTAACAATTGTAGGTGCTATCTTATTAGGTAATTACCTTATTGATAAAAACCAAAAACCAAAGCCAATATTTAAAAGACAGCTAAAAACAGTTTTTGTAGAAAATGTAAATAATAAAAATATTCCTATTATTTTAACTGCAAGCGGAAACTTAATTGCAAAGAATAAAATAGAAATCTACTCTGAAGTTTCTGGAGTTTTAAAATCTGCTAATAAATTATTTAAGGCGGGTACAAATTATAACCGTGGCGAAACTTTATTAAGTATTAATAGTGATGAGTTTTACGCTAGTTTACAATCTCAAAAAAGCAGTTTAAACAACTTAATTACTGCTATTTTACCAGATTTACGTTTAGATTATCCGGTTGAATTTAAGAAGTGGGAAAATTATTTACAAGGTTTTGATATGAATAAATCAACACCAAAATTACCAAAATTTTCATCAGATAAAGAAAAGTACTTTATTTCTGGAAGAGGAATTTTAACGGCATATTATAATGTTAAAAACCTAGAAGTACGTTTGTCTAAACATCAAATTAGAGCTCCTTTTTCTGGTATCTTAACAGAAGCTTTAGTTAGCCCTGGAACTTTGGTTAGAGTGGGTCAGAAATTAGGAGAATTTATAGATCCTAAAATATATGAAATGGAAGTTTCTGTAAATTCAGCATATGCAGACTTATTAAAACTTGGTAATTCTGTTGACTTATCTAATTTAGAAAAAACAAAAAAATACACAGGAAAAGTGGTTCGTGTTAACGGAAAAGTAGACCAAGTAACACAAACTATAAAAGCATATGTAGATGTAATACATACCGATTTAAAAGAAGGTATGTTTTTAGAAGCAGACTTAGTTGCCAAATCTGAAACAGATGCTATTGAAATTTCTAGAAAATTATTAGTAGATAACCAATCTGTTTATACAG
Protein-coding regions in this window:
- a CDS encoding peptidogalycan biosysnthesis protein, coding for MICSTTKNTAKFFSSIDEIPSKTWKALGCTENIYFHPEFLASLEKNHPEITFIYIILVDKENQPTAFASLKIINFELNSIKNDFETLKNIGRKLHVFPDKKPLKLFVCGNTFVSGEHGVFIKENQDKKAIIKELAESINYFVNADKKLKKQIDAFLVKDFANESLFITNILKDFGYHPFSVEPNMKLQLHENWQNFDDYLAAMKTKFRVKAKKAFKQSSKIEIKEVTLENIDDILPKITALYKKVALNSGFNLGVFNLETYKNLKEKFGDTYILRSYYLDDKIVGFISGVVNKQALDAHFVGIDYQLNREYAIYQRMLYDYIEIAINKKLKILNFGRTASEIKSSVGAVPQDLTMYLRHQKTIKNKILKLFLQRVLPTLFQQKFPFKTLEPKHEKH
- a CDS encoding efflux RND transporter periplasmic adaptor subunit; the protein is MRKIILAILGVLTIVGAILLGNYLIDKNQKPKPIFKRQLKTVFVENVNNKNIPIILTASGNLIAKNKIEIYSEVSGVLKSANKLFKAGTNYNRGETLLSINSDEFYASLQSQKSSLNNLITAILPDLRLDYPVEFKKWENYLQGFDMNKSTPKLPKFSSDKEKYFISGRGILTAYYNVKNLEVRLSKHQIRAPFSGILTEALVSPGTLVRVGQKLGEFIDPKIYEMEVSVNSAYADLLKLGNSVDLSNLEKTKKYTGKVVRVNGKVDQVTQTIKAYVDVIHTDLKEGMFLEADLVAKSETDAIEISRKLLVDNQSVYTVKNDSILTLTNIQPVYFGSEKVVIKGLENNQKILTQILPGAFDGMIVKINKQ